The following nucleotide sequence is from Glycine max cultivar Williams 82 chromosome 9, Glycine_max_v4.0, whole genome shotgun sequence.
GCATAACACCTCTGCAATTATACCCTCCACTTTATGTGCACTACAAGTAGCTACATGCACTTAGCCAAGAAGActtttcaaatcaaataataataacatatgtTAATCAGCATATTTTTAGGAGGGCATCTTCTGCTtgtgtattttatttcttttgttattaGAATACATATATTTCTTTAATAGCATAGATAGCATTGAAAAAATCCATTAGGGGCTTTTAGTTCTACTTAAAATTGAATagcaatttttcaaaagtagTTTTAGAGAAATTTACGGAACCCTCAGAGTTAATGTTTGTGCCAAGCCCTAGAGTTCTCACAACATGATAGAGCCAGATAGTAGTTAGTAGTTAGAATAGTTGTTGGTTAGAGGCAGGGAACTAggttaaatacttaaatagGAGGAGAGGGCATTCAGTTTTGGCATCATTTGAGAACTGAGCTTTAGTTCTGCTGTAGAAAGGGAAAATCCTTACAAGGGGAATTTTCTCCGTAGGTTCTTTGTTTATAATTCAACAAAGAGTTCCAAagcattcttttttgctttctctgtTTTTCCCATCTCTCTCTCGCTATGAAAACTTGTAACTCATTTCTGGGTTCCTTTAACAATTGGAAAAGGGGATGGTATTGTTTAGACTCAAAAACAGTCAAACTTATTTTTTGAGCAAGCCCTTCTCCCTTTATTAATGCATGAGCACCCTATTAAGTTTGTACTGAAAATTTAGGTTAGTGTGTGCACATAAATGTGAGGGCTATCTGCCAGACAGGCTTGTGGACTGAAGTCCAGGTTCATTGCTTCTAATCACACGCCAAAATGACTGAACAACATTTTCAGTTTAGATTTTAGTTTGTACTTTATGTTGCTAATTTCCAAGGTTGAGTTTCTGTATATCTGCTTCAGTTTCTGATTCTACAGTCTGTAATTTTGTTGTATTATTTCTGTAtgcactttttttaaaaaaattttgtgtaaactatttaatattttttaaaaattttcacagAGCTGTAAGAAAAATGAAGAGCAATTCAGAGTCGTCTCTCCTGGCGGCTGTAAgatcctctaaaggcgagaagATTCTCGAGGTTGATGGAACAGTCACAACACAGCCAGTCCTTGAGCATGTAGGAATATCCACATGGCCTGGTAAGTGTGCGAAAAAGATACATTTATCTGCCATCTTTCTTGAGCATATGTTCCTGCCAAGTTATTATATACACTTGGTGATAAAGTAGAAATATGCATTGTTTACCCTTAACTTTTGCAACACTTCTTTGTGGCATGATGCAGGAAGGTTAATCTTGACAGATCATGCACTTCTTCCTGCCAAGTTATTATATACACTTGGTGATAAAGTAGAAATATGCATTGTTTACCCTTAACTTTTGCAAAACTTCTTTGTGGCATGATGCAGGAAGGTTAATCTTGACAGATCATGCACTTCATTTTGAAGCACTCCGTGTTGTATCATATGACAAACCAAAAAGATATGACTTATCAGAAGATCTTAAACAAGTTGTTAAACCTGAGTTGACTGGACCATGGGGTACCCGACTTTTTGACAAGGCAGTCTTCTATAGCTCATCATCCTTGTAAGtaatttcacaattattttttagataatagATAACTGCTGAAAATTTATTTTGCCATCAACTTTCAAAAGTACTTTTCTTGTAGATCAGAACCAGTTGTACTAGAGTTTCCAGAACTTAAAGGTCACGCTCGTCGTGATTATTGGCTAGCTATCATCCAAGAGATTCTATATGTTCACAAATTCATAAGCAAGTATAAACTTAAAGGGGTTGCACGGGATGAAGCGCTTTGGAAGGCTGTTTTAGGAATTTTGCGTTTGCAAGCCATTCAAGATATTAGTTCCACGACTCCTATACAGGATGATGCTTTTCTCATGTTTAATTTATGCGATCAGCTTCCGGGTGGAGACTTGATATTAGAAACCCTTGCAAATATGCCAAACTTAAGAGAGTCACATCATGAAAATGATTTCAAGGGTGGAAGTGGAATGTATTCTATATCAGCCTTGGACATGGTTTCTAACTTGGGATTTGTATTTGGAGCAAGTTCAAACAACTCAAATGAGAGTAGGATTGCTGTGGGTGAAATATCTGTTGGAGAAATGACTGAATTGGAAAGAgcggttaaagaatctaagaaCAATCATAAAAAGGTCATATCTGCACAAGCCACAGTTGATGGTGTTAAAGTTGATGGTATTGACACTAATTTGGCTGTCATGAAGGTACTATTTTATTATCCTCTTTAACCTTTAGTCAAAGTGTTATACTTTTAATggtgaatataaaataaaaggctaTTGCATTTTGATTGTAATTTGTGAAGATACATTGGATTGTGGATCCTACTTACTCTTCACAGGAAAATCCATAAACATGCAAGCCTGAATAGATCATGTAGTGTGCATTAGGCAGTGTACAACTTCTCTCTTTTCCTAAAATGACGTAATAATAATGGAATGAAGCCGAATCgtataataatcaattttagaattgtTAACCTGGTTTCCAAGAATTATCCTACTTTGACTCTGATACTTGTCATTTCATCTACTTTCAGGAGTTACTTTTTCCTCTAAATGAACTTGCGAAGTCTCTTCAGTCCTTGGCATATTGGGATGATCCACGGAAGTCTTtagtgttttgtttgtttttcagtTACATCATCTACAGGTAAAACTTTTTAAGATCAATCAGTATTCAATTGACCTGTTTTTTTGTTGAGACGGGAGAGAAGCAAGATAATTTTTATGGAAATTTATGAAATTGTTATAGAAATTAGAGAAGTAATTGAGGGGGGAAATTCAGGATGATTTGATATGGatactattttaataataaaagttgtTGGGTATCTCTTTATTGTCTAGTCAGTGTTTTTGTATATGTTTTCACATGATGCAATTTAGTTTTTCTTGTTAATATATGAAACTCCAAATATTTTAtgcgagaaaaaaaaatactgaagaCTTTAGAATTTGTTGGATTtgagaaaacatttttcttttctttgtttacgtttacaatttcaaaaatgtcgctttgttttcttttagtttcatattttcaaaatattgtacAAGAAAtggtgaaaacagaaaatgtttTTGTCAAACAAAATACACCCTTTAGTTCTCATTTTCAACATTCTTTTTGGTACTTGTTATGATGATAGACTTCCCTTCTTTCGAAAACTTATAATCTGATTATTGTAGGGGTTGGCTTGGCTATGCAGCAGCGCTGGTGCTTGTGTTACTTGCAGTTTTCATGATAATTACTCGATGTTTTAGCCAAGGTAGGTCAGTTCCTGAAGTTAAAGTACTTGCCCCTCCACCAATGAATACAATGGAACAACTTTTGGCTGTTCAGAATGCTGTCACTCAAGCTGAACAGCTCATCCAAGATGGTAACGTAATTCTGCTCAAGTTCCGTGGCTTGTTGCTGTCCATTTTCCCTCAGGTGCTCTcattctttccctttttctGATATTTAGctttgaataaataatacatacaCTGTTTACACTGTCACTAAATTATAAATTGTCCTCTAtaataagtttgttaattttataataactacctTAAAAACCATATCTCTAATTGGTTGATAGTGTAAAAACTTTTACACTAAgcctattaaaattaaactcttcaACTTTTGTCTAGATAGAAGCATGTATGTACttgttaaaatgttattttgagaattttattcaatattcatTGCAAACTTGAGTGTCACTCACATTATAATACTTGGTTCCATTTATATGATAATCAGGCCACGGAGAAGTTAGCCTTTGGTCTTCTATCAACAGCCTTGATTTTGGCTTTCTTGCCTACTAAATGCATAGTTCTGCTACTCTTCTTGGAGATATTTACAAGATATTCACCTCCAAGAAAAGCTAGCACTGAGAGATTGACGAGGAGATTAAAGGAATGGTGGTTCAGCATACCAGCA
It contains:
- the LOC100778964 gene encoding uncharacterized protein, which translates into the protein MAVGSKTRNMLEGLVKEGSFKWLLGKKSYFYEEFEEMENSPSAGKNFIRELSPVANLVVRRCSKILRTSSSDLQESFNQEASDSMKNSSRYARNLLEYCCFKALFLTTQMTGHLFDKTFRRLTYDMMLAWETPAADSQPLTNVDEDISVGLEAFCRIAPSIPIIANVIISENLFEVLSSSTDGRLQFPIYDKYLTGLERAVRKMKSNSESSLLAAVRSSKGEKILEVDGTVTTQPVLEHVGISTWPGRLILTDHALHFEALRVVSYDKPKRYDLSEDLKQVVKPELTGPWGTRLFDKAVFYSSSSLSEPVVLEFPELKGHARRDYWLAIIQEILYVHKFISKYKLKGVARDEALWKAVLGILRLQAIQDISSTTPIQDDAFLMFNLCDQLPGGDLILETLANMPNLRESHHENDFKGGSGMYSISALDMVSNLGFVFGASSNNSNESRIAVGEISVGEMTELERAVKESKNNHKKVISAQATVDGVKVDGIDTNLAVMKELLFPLNELAKSLQSLAYWDDPRKSLVFCLFFSYIIYRGWLGYAAALVLVLLAVFMIITRCFSQGRSVPEVKVLAPPPMNTMEQLLAVQNAVTQAEQLIQDGNVILLKFRGLLLSIFPQATEKLAFGLLSTALILAFLPTKCIVLLLFLEIFTRYSPPRKASTERLTRRLKEWWFSIPAAPVTLERDKEEKKRK